The Microbacterium oleivorans genome contains the following window.
GGCCACCCGACAGGCGGCGTGCGAACACCTCGAAGACGCAGTGCCGGTCGGCGGTGGAGTCGCGGAGCGCCGCCTGCAGCATCGTGATCTCGTACCGGTCGGTGAGCAGAGCGCTGGAGGCCGTCATGTCTGCCACTGTAGCGACGCGGGGTAGGCTCGATGATCGTGAACGACGCGCCCATCGGCATCTTCGACTCGGGCGTCGGGGGACTCACGGTGGCGCGAGCCATCTCGCAGCTCCTGCCTCGCGAGTCGTTGCTGTACATCGGCGACACCGCCCACTCCCCGTACGGACCGAAGCCGATCGCCGACGTGCGCCGCTACGGCCTCGAGGTGCTCGACAGCCTCGTCGACGAGGGGGTGAAGATGCTCGTCATCGCGTGCAACACCGCATCATCCGCACTGCTGCGCGACGCCCGCGAGCGCTACGACGTCCCCGTCGTCGAGGTCATCAACCCCGCCGTCCGCACGGCGATCTCCGCGACCCGCAACGGGCGCATCGGCGTCATCGGCACCGTGGGCACGATCGCTTCCCGGGCATATCAGGACATGCTCGAGGTCAACCAGAACCTGTCGGTCTTCGCCGCCTCCTGCCCCCGGTTCGTGGAGTTCGTCGAGGCGGGCATCACGCAGTCGCCCGAGGTTCTCGCCGTGGCCGAGGAGTACCTGGCACCGCTGCGCGGAGCGGGCGTGGACACCCTGGTGCTCGGCTGCACGCACTATCCGTTCCTCGAGGGCGCCATCAGCTACGTGATGGGGCCGGACGTCACGCTGGTCTCGAGCGACTCCGAGACGGCGAAGGACGTCTACCGGCAGCTCGTCTCGGGAGATCTGCTGGCCGGTGCCGCGGCCGTGCCCCGCCACGTCTACGAGGCCACGGGCGATTCCGCCGACGACTTCCTCGCCCTCGCCGACCGTCTGATGGGTCGCGGCGTGTCGTCGGTGCGGCTCGTGCAGACCGGCGCCATCTCGCTGCCCGCGCCCAGGCCGCCGGCTTCCTGAACCCCACCCGCCGTTCGATCGGAGACATCCCATGACCGATTCCCTGCGCGCCGACGGGCGCACCGCCGACCAGTTGCGCACCGTCACGATCGAGCGCGGCTGGAGCGCTCACGCCGAGGGGTCGGCGCTGGTGAGCTTCGGCGGCACGAAGGTGCTGTGCACGGCGTCGTTCACGAACGGCGTCCCCCGATGGCTGACCGGCAAGGGCAAGGGCTGGGTCACCGCCGAGTACGCCATGCTGCCGCGCGCGACGAACAGCCGCAACGATCGCGAGTCGATCAAGGGCAAGGTCGGCGGCCGCACGCACGAGATCTCCCGCCTGATCGGGCGTGCGCTGCGCGCCGTGGTCGACACCAAGGCCCTCGGCGAGAACACCATCGTCATCGACTGCGACGTGCTGCAGGCCGACGGCGGCACGCGCACCGCAGCCATCACCGGCGCCTACGTCGCCCTCGCCGACGCCATCGAGTGGGGGCGGTCGCAGAAGTTCATCGCCCAGCGAGCGACGCCGCTGGTCGATTCGGTCTCGGCGGTGTCGGTGGGCATCATCGACGGCACGCCGATGCTCGATCTCGCCTACGTCGAGGATGTGCGCGCCGAAACCGACATGAACGTCGTCGTCACCGGTCGCGGCCTGTTCGTCGAGGTGCAGGGCACGGCCGAAGGCGCGCCGTTCGACAAGCGCGAGCTCGACGCCCTGCTGGAACTGGGCGTGGCCGGCTGCGCCGACCTGCGCGACATCCAGGCTGCGACGCTCGCATGAGCGACCGGATCGTCCTGGCGACGCACAACCCGCACAAGGTCGAGGAGTTCCACGCCATCGTCGCGGCGGTGCGTCCCGACCTCGAGGTGATCGGCTACGACGGGCCCGAGCCCGTCGAGGACGGCATCACCTTCGCCGAGAACGCGCTCATCAAGGCCCGCGCGGCCGCCGCGCATACCGGTCTGCCCGCTCTGGCCGACGACTCGGGCATCTGCGTCGACGCGCTCGGCGGTGCCCCGGGTGCCTTCTCGGCCTACTGGGCCGGGCACCGCAAGGATGCCGCCGCGAACACGGCGCTGCTCCTCGACCAGCTCTCCGATATCGCCGATCCCCGACGTGGCGCGCAGTTCGTCTCGGTCATCGCCCTCGTCGACGGCGAGTCCGAGCATGTCGTCGAAGGTGTCTGGCCGGGGCGGCTGGCAACGGCCCCCGCCGGCGCGGGAGGCTTCGGCTACGATCCGGTGTTCGTACCCGACGAGCAGCCCGGGCCCGCGCGTACGGTCGCCGAGTGGTCGGCCGCCGAGAAGAACGCCGCCTCGCACCGGGCGCGAGCCTTCGTGGCTCTGACCGAGCTGCTGCGCGCCCTCTGAGCGACCCGCTGCGCGCACGTTCGGGCTACCCGTCGTCGCGGAGGACGTCGCCGGGGCTGCGGTCGGGGCGCAGGCCGCGCCACCGGGCGTGGCGCAGGATGCCGCCGGGTGTGAACTCGGCGAACGCGACCTCGCCGACGAGGTCGGGGCGCACCCACAGCGCGTCCGACGCATCAGCTCGCGGGACGTCGACGAAGGGGTTCTCATCGGTTCGCAGCGGGTCGAGAGCCGCGGTCAATCGGGTGAGCTCGAGGTCGGAGAAGCCCGAGCCCACCCGCCCGGCATAGCGTAGGCCGGTCTCGTCGGGGATGCCGAGCAGCAGCGACCCGATGCCGCCGCGTCGAGACCCCTTGCCCGGTCGGATCGCGCCCACGACGACGTCCTGCGTACGGGTGAGCTTGACCTTCAGCCATTCCTCCGAGCGGACTCCGACGCGGTAGGGCGACCTCGGATCCTTCACGACGGCACCCTCCAGATCGAGCTCGCGGGCGACCGCGAGCGCCGCATCGAGGTCGTCGGTGACGGGCGGCACGGTGAGCGGAGCGCGCGTCCGCGTCGTCGCCGACTCCAGGAGTCGCCGTCGTTCCCGCAGGGGGAGGGCGGTCACATCGCGGTCGCCGTGGCCCAGCAGGTCGAAGACGAAGAAGTCGACAGGCGTCCGGTCGCGTTCCCGCGCGATCTCCCGGGGCTTCGTGAGATGCATGCGGTTCTGCAGCAGCGGGAAGCTCGGGCGCCCCGATCCGTCGAGGGCCACGATCTCGCCGTCGAGGACGAGCGGGTCGGGACCGAGCCCGAGGTCGGCGTCGGTGAGCTCGGGGTAGCGGGCGGTGATGTCGGTTCCGCTGCGGGCGTGGAGTCGCAGTCGTTCGCCGTCCCAGTGCGCGATCGCGCGCACACCGTCCCACTTGAACTCCACCCAGCGTCCCCAGCGTTCGGCGGCCGCGTGCGCCGGACCGGGCGCCGACGACACCGCGAGCATCGGTGCCACGGGACCCGTGGGCGCGGCGCGATCGAGCGCGGTCCCGGCCGCCGCCCCGTCGTCGCCAGCAGTCGACGGGTGATGCTGCGCCGGCTCGAGCCCCGCGGAATGCCGGCTCGCCCCGGCCTTCATGCGATGGAGCAGCCACTGCGACTTCTCACCCGACCCGCTCGTGCGGATCAGCACCAGCCGCGCCGCCTCCGCGGCCCCGCCCGGGCTGCCGTGCAGGGTGAGGATCACCTCGTCGTCGCGCCATTTCTCGAGCTCGTACGTGCCGGTGTCCCAGATGCTCATGGTGCCCGCTCCGTACTCTCCGGCGGGGATGTCGCCGGAGAAGGTCAGGTACTCCAGCGGATGCGGCTCCGTCATGACCGCCAGATGGTTCCGCTCGGGCGTCTCGGGGATGCCGCGTGGCACTGCCCAGCTGATGAGCACGCCGTCGCGCTCCAGGCGCAGGTCGTAGTGCAGGCGTCGCGCGTGGTGCTCCTGCACGACGAAGCGCGGCCGCGCGCCGCTGCTGCCGGCGGCAGCTGCCGTCGGCATCGGCTCCGGGGTGCGATCGGCCGACCGCTTGGCGAGATAGGGCGCGAGGGGCGCGGTGCGGGCCGGGGCGAGGGGGGCGAGGAGATCGCCGACATCGGCCGCGCGCTCGAGCATCTCGTCGAAGCGGAGCTGTCTCAGCCCGGGGTCATCGAGCTCGCCCCAGGACCGCGGCGCGGCGACCGTCGGCTCCGCCCGCCCCCGCAGCGAGTACGGCGCGATGGTGGTCTTGGCGCCGTTGTTCTGGCTCCAGTCGAGGAACACTCTGCCGGCGCGCGCACTGCGGTTCATCTGGCTGATCACCAGGTCGGGGTGGTCGGCCTCGAGCGAACGGGCGAGCTCCTTGGCGAATGCCGACGCCTGCTCGCTCGTCTGCCGGCCGTCGAGGGAGGCGTAGAGATGGATCCCCTTGCTGCCGCTCGTGACTGGGAACAGCGTCATCCCGACGCCGGCGACGATGTCTCGCACCCATCGCGCCACCTCGGCGCATTCCGCCAGGCCCACGCCCGGGCCGGGATCGAGGTCGAGCACCAGCCGGTCGGGGGCGTCGCGCTCACCGGTGTCGCCGAAGCGCCACTGCGGCACGTGCAGTTCGAGGCTCGCGACCTGCGCGAGGTAGACGAGGGCGGCGACCTCGTCGACGAGCGGATAGTCCTTCGCGCCTGTCGAGTGGTCGATGGGCAGGCGGGGGAGCCAGGAGGGCGCGCCGCGCTCGAGGTCCTTGGCGAAGAAGTCGGGCTGCTCGACCCCCTCGG
Protein-coding sequences here:
- the murI gene encoding glutamate racemase, whose product is MNDAPIGIFDSGVGGLTVARAISQLLPRESLLYIGDTAHSPYGPKPIADVRRYGLEVLDSLVDEGVKMLVIACNTASSALLRDARERYDVPVVEVINPAVRTAISATRNGRIGVIGTVGTIASRAYQDMLEVNQNLSVFAASCPRFVEFVEAGITQSPEVLAVAEEYLAPLRGAGVDTLVLGCTHYPFLEGAISYVMGPDVTLVSSDSETAKDVYRQLVSGDLLAGAAAVPRHVYEATGDSADDFLALADRLMGRGVSSVRLVQTGAISLPAPRPPAS
- the rph gene encoding ribonuclease PH — protein: MTDSLRADGRTADQLRTVTIERGWSAHAEGSALVSFGGTKVLCTASFTNGVPRWLTGKGKGWVTAEYAMLPRATNSRNDRESIKGKVGGRTHEISRLIGRALRAVVDTKALGENTIVIDCDVLQADGGTRTAAITGAYVALADAIEWGRSQKFIAQRATPLVDSVSAVSVGIIDGTPMLDLAYVEDVRAETDMNVVVTGRGLFVEVQGTAEGAPFDKRELDALLELGVAGCADLRDIQAATLA
- the rdgB gene encoding RdgB/HAM1 family non-canonical purine NTP pyrophosphatase; this encodes MSDRIVLATHNPHKVEEFHAIVAAVRPDLEVIGYDGPEPVEDGITFAENALIKARAAAAHTGLPALADDSGICVDALGGAPGAFSAYWAGHRKDAAANTALLLDQLSDIADPRRGAQFVSVIALVDGESEHVVEGVWPGRLATAPAGAGGFGYDPVFVPDEQPGPARTVAEWSAAEKNAASHRARAFVALTELLRAL
- a CDS encoding ATP-dependent DNA ligase, which codes for MAGEQTVRVDGRRLRLSNLDKVLYPQTGTTKGEVIDYVSRIAPLMLPHLDRRPVTRKRWPEGVEQPDFFAKDLERGAPSWLPRLPIDHSTGAKDYPLVDEVAALVYLAQVASLELHVPQWRFGDTGERDAPDRLVLDLDPGPGVGLAECAEVARWVRDIVAGVGMTLFPVTSGSKGIHLYASLDGRQTSEQASAFAKELARSLEADHPDLVISQMNRSARAGRVFLDWSQNNGAKTTIAPYSLRGRAEPTVAAPRSWGELDDPGLRQLRFDEMLERAADVGDLLAPLAPARTAPLAPYLAKRSADRTPEPMPTAAAAGSSGARPRFVVQEHHARRLHYDLRLERDGVLISWAVPRGIPETPERNHLAVMTEPHPLEYLTFSGDIPAGEYGAGTMSIWDTGTYELEKWRDDEVILTLHGSPGGAAEAARLVLIRTSGSGEKSQWLLHRMKAGASRHSAGLEPAQHHPSTAGDDGAAAGTALDRAAPTGPVAPMLAVSSAPGPAHAAAERWGRWVEFKWDGVRAIAHWDGERLRLHARSGTDITARYPELTDADLGLGPDPLVLDGEIVALDGSGRPSFPLLQNRMHLTKPREIARERDRTPVDFFVFDLLGHGDRDVTALPLRERRRLLESATTRTRAPLTVPPVTDDLDAALAVARELDLEGAVVKDPRSPYRVGVRSEEWLKVKLTRTQDVVVGAIRPGKGSRRGGIGSLLLGIPDETGLRYAGRVGSGFSDLELTRLTAALDPLRTDENPFVDVPRADASDALWVRPDLVGEVAFAEFTPGGILRHARWRGLRPDRSPGDVLRDDG